The following proteins are co-located in the Trichomycterus rosablanca isolate fTriRos1 chromosome 14, fTriRos1.hap1, whole genome shotgun sequence genome:
- the LOC134326716 gene encoding tripartite motif-containing protein 16-like, whose translation MLNWNSFHTEDPVHFLKNFRLLDPAGSAESAAITISPFLSFDDVTKSVSQLREKVEEFWKDQCEKIPDEVKKVWITSLPEPEIREDFLQYVCRFTLDPNTVNKNLHLSEENKVVTCSRTLQSYPDHPDRFDIYWLQVLCRESVSGRCYWEVEWSGDDGVYIAVSYKSISRKGRGVECLFGGNDQSWSLFCSPSRFLFWHNKKNTEIIIMPSSSRIGVYVDYEAGTLSFYSVSDTMKLLHRVQTTFTQLLYQGFYLYSGSKVKLSDLTN comes from the exons atgctgaactggaacagctttcacacagaggatcccgtccatttcctcaag aattttcgGCTGCTGGatcctgctggatctgcagaatcagccgccatcacaatcagtcctttcctctcatttgatgatgttacaaagtctgtatctcagctgagagagaaagtagaagaattctggaaagatcagtgtgagaagataccagatgaag tgaagaaagtcTGGATTACTTCACTTCctgaacctgaaatcagagaagattttctacaat atgtttgtcggttcacactggatccaaacacagtaaataaaaacctccatctgtctgaggagaacaaagtggtgacctgcagtagaacattacagtcgtatcctgatcatccagatagatttgatatTTACTGGTTACaggttctgtgtagagagagtgtgagtggacgctgttactgggaggttgagtggagtggggatgatggggtttatatagcagtgtcatataaaagcatcagcaggaagggacgtGGTGTTGAGTGTTTGTTTGGAGgtaatgatcagtcctggagtttgttctgttctccatCCAGATTTTTATTCTGGCACAATAAGAAAAATACTGAAATTATcataatgccgagttcctctagaataggagtgtatgtggattatgaagcaggaactctgtccttctacagcgtctctgatacaatgaagctcctccacagagttcagaccacgttcactcagctcctctaccaggggttttatctttattcaggatcaaaagtgaaactgtcagatttaacaaattaa